One Huiozyma naganishii CBS 8797 chromosome 5, complete genome DNA segment encodes these proteins:
- the KNAG0E01405 gene encoding uncharacterized protein, which translates to MNQASNMSINCEFTKFIKATSKTFSQFQNLFQKKKVEVTKIKLEDYTPPAECIYCNGRIIGCVCDLVRKVAKNEVILESAALSAYLRKLAGLDCPTDGKKEAGIEVDVSENHDCTSKNPCNSTFFPDTSSVYSEHVTMSVKDLDKTPTLSNTIDWGIPNPYIDPAAESSFITVPADSSFIHIPTEFLSDEPAKSLPIDLPVVSAFIDIPKINQSTNVLRLPTTSDTHTPTNNGLSIAPGIMNDTIFSPPTDDESSNTSGANNDNIITPPTSELHDTKALAIPEQAATQKRSIAISPSIACPGLPVNSKIVCEDGCLASRLDPKTQLIYERRLWKEIRTAVIGEYKQCDDIIKCIRVSSKDFRRRNVRKFKRKVENKTNKVLQKIFKHSPRLTDGPSKAECSSTMSTADNKTRTASTEPEDVGDITTCSQIIERDDEFVFENPSGYTSAIVKYFKALQKEKETWSNYRHVLHELSMNDHLIEKSIHSVGGTGALPPELYKQIYDVTTRLYGKLELINGYQKVVHRHKTQIGECIQAGRHLRQGIRSAKDATCRQQWEAEYRDHEKSVLVKFHTALKSLVDANSDCDHQLTLVEDIAKKKSRIYLKVRELDCRRPFQITMTEKLAWSNCLIQKC; encoded by the coding sequence ATGAACCAAGCAAGTAATATGTCTATCAACTGCGAATTTACCAAGTTTATCAAagcaacttcaaaaacctTCTCCCAGTTTCAGAACCTCTTccagaaaaagaaggtcgAGGtcacaaaaataaaacttGAAGACTACACCCCTCCTGCAGAATGTATTTACTGCAACGGACGTATTATAGGATGTGTTTGCGATCTGGTTAGGAAGGTTGCCAAGAATGAAGTCATTCTCGAATCTGCTGCTCTTTCCGCTTATCTCAGAAAACTAGCAGGCCTTGATTGCCCAACGgatggaaaaaaagaagctgGAATTGAGGTCGATGTATCTGAAAACCATGACTGCACATCCAAAAACCCATGCAACAGTACATTTTTTCCTGACACCTCATCCGTATATTCTGAGCATGTCACAATGTCTGTAAAAGACTTAGACAAAACTCCAACACTTTCCAACACTATCGACTGGGGTATACCAAACCCATATATTGACCCTGCCGCCGAATCTTCATTCATTACCGTTCCTGCCGACTCTTCATTTATTCACATTCCTACGGAATTTTTATCTGACGAACCTGCCAAATCTTTACCTATTGACCTTCCTGTCGTATCAGCCTTTATTGACATCCCAAAAATAAACCAATCTACTAACGTTCTCAGATTACCAACCACTTCAGACACTCATACTCCAACAAACAATGGACTATCAATAGCGCCTGGTATTATGAATGATACCATCTTTAGCCCCCCAACTGATGATGAATCATCAAATACTTCTGGTGCTAATAACGATAACATTATCACTCCCCCAACATCTGAACTTCATGACACAAAAGCTTTAGCTATACCGGAGCAAGCAGCAACTCAAAAAAGGTCAATAGCCATTTCACCATCGATTGCGTGTCCTGGATTGCCTGTGAATAGTAAGATTGTATGTGAAGATGGATGTTTGGCCTCTCGTTTGGATCCGAAAACTCAACTGATTTATGAGCGTCGCCTGTGGAAGGAAATAAGGACAGCTGTAATTGGTGAATATAAACAATGTGATGACATTATAAAATGCATAAGAGTTAGCTCTAAGGATTTCCGGAGGAGGAATGTCAGAAAGTTCAAAAGGAAGgttgaaaacaaaacgaacaaagtacttcaaaaaatattcaaacacTCTCCTCGTCTTACTGACGGCCCATCTAAAGCCGAGTGTTCTAGTACCATGAGCACAGCAGATAATAAAACCAGAACTGCCTCGACTGAACCAGAAGATGTCGGGGATATTACTACTTGTTCGCAGATCATTGAACGTGACGAtgaatttgtttttgaaaatccATCAGGTTATACCTCCGCTATAGTAAAGTATTTTAAAGCCTTACAAAAGGAGAAGGAAACCTGGAGCAATTACAGACATGTTCTACATGAACTGAGTATGAATGATCATTTGATAGAGAAGAGTATTCATTCGGTCGGAGGCACGGGAGCGTTACCTCCAGAATTGTACAAACAGATATATGATGTAACGACACGGCTATACGGGAAATTGGAGTTAATCAACGGGTATCAAAAAGTAGTACACCGCCATAAGACCCAAATTGGCGAGTGTATACAGGCCGGGCGTCATTTGAGGCAAGGCATCAGGTCAGCAAAGGATGCAACGTGCAGGCAACAATGGGAGGCTGAATACAGAGACCATGAAAAGAGCGTTCTTGTAAAGTTCCATACTGCGCTAAAAAGCCTCGTTGACGCAAACTCAGACTGTGACCACCAGCTTACCCTAGTTGAAGACattgccaaaaagaaatcaCGCATATACCTCAAAGTAAGGGAGCTAGATTGTCGTCGACCCTTTCAAATAACAATGACTGAGAAGTTAGCATGGTCAAACTGTCTGATACAGAAGTGCTGA
- the SUC2 gene encoding beta-fructofuranosidase SUC2, whose protein sequence is MKLPYLLTTLCTAVGVASSPIKITHANDTVNRPLVHLTPHEGWMNDPNGLWYDAKEELWHVYYQYNPNDTVWGLPLYWGHSTSKNLTLWDDVGVAIEPMANNSGAYSGCMVIDYSNTTGFFGEDVSPEQRVVAIWTYNTPESETQYLSYSLDGGYSFRSYSGNPVLENNSTQFRDPKVMWHEETQKWIMVVAKAQQFKIGIYTSDDLKEWTPVSDFTRGGYLGYQYECPGLVKLPVEGNTSAGNGSWVLFVSINPGSPQGGSSTQYFIGDFNGTHFIPTYENTNSIDSGKDYYALQTFFNSPDNQTYGIAWASNWQYSAFVPTDPWRSSMSLVRKFVLEEFQANPETKLLNIKSTPILDYDALGCAHPSNGKNLFITVGNPLQFSLVQGLFDFNISFSVNGSAFGGHEFADLSLYLRGGENKDEYLRIGFGANAATFFIDRGHTAVNWVHENPFFTDKMSVNNQPLTISNNSTISTYSVRGIVDRNILELYFNNGSQVSTNTFFFTGGNFIGSIDMAVGKDNVFNVTEFSLKQLSTGSH, encoded by the coding sequence ATGAAGCTGCCATATCTACTTACAACACTTTGCACTGCAGTGGGGGTAGCGTCCTCTCCGATCAAGATCACCCATGCCAATGACACGGTTAATAGACCGCTCGTTCATCTAACTCCGCACGAGGGCTGGATGAATGATCCAAACGGGCTATGGTACGACGCAAAGGAGGAACTATGGCATGTTTACTATCAGTACAATCCAAACGACACTGTTTGGGGGTTACCTTTATACTGGGGCCATTCCACGTCCAAAAATTTGACCCTTTGGGACGACGTTGGAGTGGCTATTGAACCCATGGCCAACAATTCAGGTGCTTATTCAGGTTGTATGGTTATTGACTATAGCAACACAACAGGATTTTTTGGTGAAGATGTCTCTCCTGAACAGAGAGTAGTGGCCATCTGGACGTATAACACGCCAGAATCTGAAACGCAGTATCTAAGCTACTCCTTAGATGGTGGGTACAGCTTCCGTTCTTATTCGGGGAACCCTGTGCTGGAGAACAACTCGACTCAGTTTAGAGATCCTAAGGTGATGTGGCATGAAGAGACTCAAAAGTGGATTATGGTGGTTGCCAAAGCACAGCAGTTCAAAATAGGCATCTACACCTCTGATGATTTAAAGGAGTGGACACCAGTTTCTGATTTCACTAGAGGCGGTTACTTAGGCTACCAGTATGAATGTCCAGGGCTGGTTAAACTACCTGTTGAAGGTAACACTTCAGCTGGCAACGGGTCGTGGGTTCTCTTTGTTTCCATCAACCCTGGATCACCTCAGGGCGGTTCTTCAACCCAGTATTTCATTGGTGACTTCAACGGTACTCATTTTATCCCAACTTATGAAAATACCAATAGCATTGATTCAGGGAAGGATTACTATGCTTTGCAAACCTTTTTCAATTCACCAGACAATCAAACGTACGGTATTGCTTGGGCTTCGAACTGGCAGTACTCGGCATTTGTCCCAACTGACCCATGGAGATCTTCGATGTCACTGGTCAGGAAGTTTGTTTTAGAAGAGTTCCAAGCCAACCCTGAGACGAAACTTTTAAATATCAAGTCCACACCGATCCTAGATTATGATGCGTTGGGTTGTGCACATCCCTCAAACGGCAAGAATCTTTTTATAACCGTTGGCAACCCTCTCCAATTCAGCTTAGTCCAAGGTCTATTTGATTTCAACATATCCTTTTCTGTTAATGGTAGTGCTTTTGGTGGTCATGAATTTGCCGATCTTTCTTTGTATTTAAGGGGTGGGGAGAACAAGGATGAATATTTGAGAATTGGTTTCGGTGCTAACGCTGCCACTTTTTTTATCGACCGTGGTCACACTGCCGTTAATTGGGTTCATGAAAATCCCTTCTTTACTGACAAAATGTCCGTGAACAACCAACCGTTAACCATTTCCAACAATTCTACCATTTCAACCTATAGTGTTCGTGGGATTGTCGATCGTAATATATTGGAACTTTACTTCAACAATGGCTCTCAAGTATCAACTAATACATTCTTCTTTACAGGTGGTAACTTTATTGGCAGCATTGATATGGCGGTTGGAAAAGATAACGTTTTCAATGTTACTGAATTCagtttgaaacagttgTCAACTGGTAGTCATTGA
- the SMB1 gene encoding mRNA splicing protein SMB1 (similar to Saccharomyces cerevisiae SMB1 (YER029C); ancestral locus Anc_3.519) produces the protein MSGVSVKQNSQLPDLINYKLRVLTQDGRSYIGEMLAFDKHMNLVLNECVEERIPKSQQMKIRQGNTKDVKIEKRVLGLTILRGEQILSTTVEDTPQLTKRERLEQKKSAKKKLIKERNLNKKKAGKVLKQQVQNSNGKRNGIMRSDNSDTVSVKKFQPPPGFKKR, from the coding sequence ATGTCGGGAGTTAGCGtgaaacaaaacagtcAATTGCCTGACCTAATAAATTATAAACTGAGAGTCCTCACACAGGATGGGCGTTCATACATTGGAGAAATGTTGGCTTTTGACAAGCATATGAATCTTGTTTTGAATGAGTGCGTGGAGGAAAGAATTCCTAAATCTCAACAGATGAAAATCAGGCAGGGGAACACAAAAGATGTCAAGATTGAGAAAAGAGTATTGGGTTTGACTATCCTAAGAGGTGAACAAATATTGTCCACTACAGTAGAGGATACGCCACAACTGACAAAGAGGGAACGGTTAGAACAGAAAAAGTcagcaaagaaaaagctgataaaagaaagaaacctaaataaaaagaaagcagGGAAAGTCTTGAAACAACAAGTTCAAAATTCTAATGGTAAACGTAATGGTATAATGCGCAGTGATAACAGTGATACTGTATCAGTAAAAAAGTTCCAACCTCCACCAGGCTTCAAAAAACGTTAG
- the CHZ1 gene encoding Chz1p (similar to Saccharomyces cerevisiae CHZ1 (YER030W); ancestral locus Anc_3.520), with the protein MVVEKKDTVVNEREKEVNKVDTTKPATESSEITKKSKRTRRRNYDDYDAEVNKDEQDSKKQKQKGTVSDQTKATSTNLGDDDDDDDDDDSDIDDAKLDQFVGVEEEDEDDLAEIDTSNIITGGRRTRGKIIDYKKTAKELDAKSGGTSTTGDTEEEETDDADFKA; encoded by the coding sequence ATGGTAGTCGAAAAGAAAGATACGGTTGTTAatgagagagagaaagaagtGAACAAAGTTGACACTACTAAACCCGCTACGGAATCCTCCGAAATCAcgaaaaaaagtaaaagaacaagaaggaggaactaCGATGACTACGATGCTGAGGTGAACAAAGACGAACAAGActcgaagaaacagaaacaaaaggGGACTGTATCGGACCAAACTAAAGCAACCTCTACAAATCTAggtgacgatgacgatgacgatgacgacgacgattCTGATATTGACGATGCCAAATTAGACCAATTTGTTGGTGTagaggaggaagacgaagacgatCTAGCTGAAATTGACACTTCAAACATTATCACTGGTGGTAGAAGAACCCGCGGGAAGATTATCGATTACAAGAAAACAGCGAAAGAATTGGACGCTAAATCCGGTGGGACGAGCACTACAGGTGATACTGAGGAGGAAGAGACAGATGACGCGGACTTCAAGGCGTAA
- the FIR1 gene encoding Fir1p (similar to Saccharomyces cerevisiae FIR1 (YER032W); ancestral locus Anc_3.522), which translates to MSSSKLSTPRRELLFGREDIPELSHNEFRVSFSKRWRDDSYSSHSNTQQSKPELVSPKGQVRFSIPDITENSNDMEADLPPVVSSPTRIVFPNEDTTFTSNRSVGTPPRGGRTPLSRPRSDVMGYVVDMHSKVMIKIPELQWSPHDHREGNNGTERHSGADKIRENSTNFVPRHRMTKSLQSVLSQTVDEYSVPCTNDGDLLHQRNKSADELSLDAMSPSHVGDHTGLHSARSLSPRRNSNSRGNLYLSSDSPINKYKVPIPLEINLPPYLSKANANKNTKRNSLIFDGKGYSQYNGDALSEEESDSEVALENEENTTSEGLSTLIKDDSIPSATYDISYDVDAEEADWLLGIDKEANVNLKLQNKNLTKKNKLPALPLPSSQRSKDYPSKTDASGKHGTSAPPTRSFHGDNILSNDCVSPTTSRYCREETNESLNILATPSRSIIIPDLDEQLGQTPRSEAKSPNGTLKFFEKFNSLGTSSYDENVSPTAKQNFPLTDVLNTSFKFPNMRVEKQQQNKNNQIEIDDNFQKVAPVSEQFEKRRKSLQAAQHEGLLSPNRQGFGNTHRRSQSVYTINFWDTTGKNNTSEDVLVDATSTPPRFSRNSRGTIGLSPHHPKLPYELGLNSGVHLDGRGQSDPSHVTKKPPMMPLSEIRESEEIRPLSSFNSFSRPVVPYVDFPITKDIKSKKNQINLLSPTRQLSNSESTQSSSTNSQFSQKSARTDITGYSYLGHQAEDFGSTPVKAFPQFSGASDEDDFKIVKERRDDGKIVEVIVLEDDFEEKVDGARAKSLSDTTPKRMLRGSKNSKLRETSPARFGNVLSICEQTAVEARNTIYELAGK; encoded by the coding sequence ATGAGCAGTAGCAAGTTGTCTACGCCTCGAAGGGAGCTGCTCTTTGGAAGAGAGGATATTCCAGAGCTCTCGCACAACGAGTTTAGAGTATCTTTTTCTAAAAGGTGGCGGGACGATTCATACAGCTCACACTCGAATACACAACAGAGCAAACCAGAATTGGTGTCACCAAAGGGACAGGTTAGATTCTCAATACCGGATATAACTGAGAACAGTAACGATATGGAAGCGGATCTGCCCCCCGTGGTATCTTCTCCAACTAGAATTGTCTTTCCCAACGAGGACACTACCTTTACATCTAATAGGTCCGTTGGAACACCACCACGTGGAGGGAGAACTCCACTTTCTAGACCTCGTTCAGACGTGATGGGGTACGTGGTAGATATGCATTCTAAAGTTATGATCAAGATACCTGAATTGCAGTGGAGCCCCCATGATCACAGAGAAGGGAATAATGGTACAGAACGACATAGTGGTGCTGACAAGATACGGGAGAACTCTACCAACTTTGTTCCAAGACATAGAATGACAAAATCATTACAATCTGTTCTATCGCAAACAGTCGATGAGTATAGCGTACCTTGCACCAATGATGGTGATCTATTGCATCAAAGGAATAAGAGTGCTGACGAGTTGTCTCTCGATGCAATGTCGCCGTCGCACGTTGGCGACCATACTGGGCTTCACAGTGCACGATCCTTGTCGCCGCGGAGGAATAGCAACTCTAGAGGGAATCTTTACTTGAGCTCCGATTCTCCTATCAACAAATACAAGGTTCCGATACCGTTAGAGATCAATCTACCTCCTTATCTGTCAAAGGCAAATGCGAACAAGAATACAAAGAGGAACAGTCTGATATTTGATGGTAAGGGTTATAGTCAGTATAACGGCGATGCATTatcagaggaggagagcGATTCTGAGGTGGCTTTAGAGAACGAAGAAAATACTACATCAGAGGGACTATCCACTCTAATAAAGGACGATTCAATCCCTTCTGCCACATACGATATTTCCTATGATGTTGATGCAGAGGAGGCAGACTGGCTATTAGGAATTGATAAAGAGGCCAATGTGAACCTGAAATTACAGAACAAAAACTtaaccaaaaaaaacaagcTACCTGCATTGCCGTTACCTTCTTCTCAGAGGTCAAAAGACTATCCTTCGAAAACTGACGCCAGCGGCAAGCATGGAACATCTGCTCCACCCACTAGGAGTTTCCATGGAGATAATATTCTTTCAAACGACTGTGTGTCGCCAACAACATCGAGATATTGTAGGGAGGAGACAAATGAGTCGCTGAATATACTGGCAACGCCTTCTAGATCCATTATAATACCAGATCTTGATGAACAGCTAGGACAGACCCCACGTAGCGAGGCGAAATCGCCGAATGGGACGCTgaagttcttcgagaaatTCAACTCACTAGGCACTAGTAGTTACGATGAAAACGTATCCCCAACAGCCAAACAGAACTTTCCATTAACAGATGTTTTGAACACTTCATTCAAATTTCCCAACATGCGCGTAGAAaagcaacaacaaaacaaaaataatcAGATAGAGATAGACGATAACTTCCAAAAGGTAGCACCCGTATCAGAGcagtttgaaaagagaagaaagagttTACAAGCCGCTCAACACGAGGGTCTCCTGTCTCCAAACAGACAGGGATTTGGAAATACGCACAGAAGAAGCCAGAGCGTTTACACAATCAATTTTTGGGACACTACTGGGAAAAATAACACCTCTGAAGACGTATTAGTCGATGCGACGTCGACACCCCCAAGGTTTTCAAGAAATTCCAGGGGTACTATTGGATTGAGCCCACATCACCCAAAACTGCCTTATGAGTTAGGTCTCAACTCTGGAGTACACCTCGATGGTAGAGGGCAATCAGACCCTTCACACGTTACAAAAAAGCCACCAATGATGCCACTCTCTGAAATTAGGGAATCTGAAGAGATAAGGCCGCTTTCGTCTTTCAATTCGTTCTCTAGGCCTGTGGTACCATATGTCGATTTTCCAATAACCAAGGACAtcaaatcaaaaaagaatcaaaTAAACCTACTCTCTCCTACCAGGCAGCTATCAAATAGCGAAAGTACCCAGTCATCCTCAACGAATTCTCAATTCTCCCAAAAAAGTGCTAGAACTGATATCACCGGATACTCCTACCTGGGCCATCAAGCAGAAGACTTTGGATCGACACCAGTGAAGGCATTTCCACAGTTCAGCGGTGCttctgatgaagatgattTTAAAATTGTCAAGGAGAGACGAGACGATGGGAAAATAGTTGAAGTAATAGTTTTGGAAgacgattttgaagaaaaagttgATGGTGCGAGAGCGAAATCTTTAAGTGACACAACACCGAAACGAATGCTCAGAGgttcaaaaaattcaaaactCAGGGAGACATCCCCTGCTAGATTTGGTAATGTTTTGTCTATATGCGAACAAACCGCAGTGGAAGCGAGAAACACGATATACGAACTGGCCGGAAAATAA
- the ZRG8 gene encoding Zrg8p (similar to Saccharomyces cerevisiae ZRG8 (YER033C); ancestral locus Anc_3.523): MRSFINAHRKSDSADLTNSGSGSRGAHTSNTAGGSTTPPSSLPPQRRSIDNGIDPFSNITAQELLETTPPPSIHRKSISPSKHSPTFESFQRLANKTILTAKLFKRTSNSNLNGSYTASANANHGSPPASSGVGYKKAITHSPPSSHGPVANANDGNTLLPALNSDGFEEMPAIKGTITHSWGSTDLMNDHTQVIKLNEGLSQPVRQPKSKEQRHSLNGGREEVLDIKRDKPYRESLQSNETTPRTKAKEQKYKNRQARIHSDVDFVNFKNTVTDKNLDEISKVELPQITIQEPIKRERTDITRRKLRLKRTQSREPASDEEEHPNETLSGSSDEESTTDSEFSFEVSKLNGRTSSVKYYPKPEDEEVEGEKVYIDDLYEDENFDEDMNLDNDNILEELKALARKSQNVLGVRDTSLQANDVISPQNDPAVNTPHTAEDEGGIPSTLESRNKNISKYDDLFDLSDDENNENTSEDISTNTQAFRTASETPKDISTTKISSYNDLFSLSDDEDSSDVQSHKSEVAINDNTEGYNGAKPLKPSIPSAPLKKYGDLFALSDDDSDEPLSEENELVTDSSPKPWMLLSKQKPYIPPHSTHQTERKEEGSKVMYRDLFELFDDENDQHLTVPSPNRQIPDPLSKDSSLHEVLLNLSEETTLQTPFQPSHVFSPHRELRSPTPQSLPPPARSHGLKYHDLSCNLDSEVPDSTRFLYFIDETEEDEYNNQRKALKDDEYDLDEINIVPEDYEFGETGTRRSTLRSRSRNNYGTSPMSFKATHSYQGKPIGASKETTPINSRLELSDKTVTFFDSDHLTQSIQDNKTPPHSPTLSPTDDSISTPTSNTYPKPSPNYSSTSCHFLSPIQESPTMTNSPRGNK; the protein is encoded by the coding sequence ATGCGATCCTTCATAAATGCACATAGAAAGTCTGATTCAGCAGACTTGACTAATAGTGGTTCTGGCTCCAGAGGGGCACACACTTCGAACACAGCTGGGGGCAGTACGACTCCACCTTCATCACTACCACCCCAAAGACGCAGCATTGATAATGGTATAGATCCTTTCAGTAATATTACTGCCCAAGAACTGTTGGAGACGACGCCTCCTCCATCGATTCATCGTAAATCTATATCTCCTTCGAAACATTCACCTACTTTTGAATCTTTCCAGAGACTAGCGAACAAAACGATACTTACGGCTAAACTTTTTAAAAGAACATCGAATTCCAACTTGAACGGTTCTTACACTGCGTCGGCTAACGCTAATCATGGAAGCCCGCCAGCATCGTCCGGTGTCGGATATAAAAAAGCCATCACTCATAGTCCACCATCATCACACGGGCCTGTAGCGAATGCGAACGATGGAAACACCCTATTACCAGCATTAAATAGCGATGGTTTTGAGGAGATGCCAGCAATAAAGGGTACGATAACGCATTCTTGGGGATCTACGGACTTGATGAACGACCATACACAGGTTATAAAGTTGAATGAAGGCCTATCACAACCTGTAAGACAGCCTAAAAGCAAGGAACAACGACATAGCTTAAACGGTGGGCGTGAAGAGGTGCTAGATATCAAAAGAGACAAACCGTATCGTGagtctcttcaaagcaaCGAGACAACTCCTCGGACTAAAGCAAAGGAACAAAAGTATAAAAACCGACAAGCAAGAATCCATTCTGATGTAGACTttgtcaatttcaaaaatacCGTTACTGATAAGAACTTGGatgaaatttcaaaagtaGAGCTGCCCCAGATAACTATTCAAGAACCAATAAAACGCGAAAGGACAGATATTACGCGAAGAAAACTCCGACTGAAAAGGACACAAAGTAGGGAACCAGCcagtgacgaagaggaacaTCCAAATGAAACTTTAAGTGGAAGTTCAGACGAAGAATCAACGACAGACTCTGAATTTTCTTTCGAGGTATCCAAATTAAACGGTAGGACCTCTTCAGTAAAATACTATCCAAAACCCGAAGATGAGGAAGTAGAAGGCGAGAAAGTTTATATTGACGATCTATATGAGGATGAGAACTTTGATGAAGACATGAACTTGGACAATGACAATATTCTTGAGGAACTCAAGGCTCTTGCAAGGAAATCACAAAATGTGCTTGGCGTAAGGGATACTTCTTTACAAGCCAATGATGTCATCTCACCGCAAAATGATCCTGCAGTGAATACACCCCATACAGcagaagatgaaggagGCATCCCTTCCACTTTAGAGAGTAGGAATAAAAATATTTCGAAGTATGATGATCTTTTTGACCTCTCCGATGACGAAAATAATGAAAACACGAGCGAAGACATTTCTACAAATACGCAAGCTTTTCGAACTGCCAGTGAAACACCAAAAGATATATCTACTACGAAGATAAGCTCGTACAATGATCTATTCAGTTTATCTGATGACGAAGATAGCTCAGACGTCCAGTCTCACAAATCTGAGGTGGCTATCAATGACAACACGGAAGGATACAACGGCGCAAAACCATTAAAACCTTCAATACCTTCTGCTCCACTCAAGAAATACGGCGATCTTTTTGCTTTATCTGATGATGACAGTGATGAGCCTCTAAGCGAAGAAAACGAACTTGTAACAGATTCATCACCTAAACCATGGATGCTCCTTAGTAAACAGAAACCGTATATCCCACCGCATAGTACTCACCAGACTGaaaggaaagaagaggGCTCGAAAGTAATGTACCGAGATTTGTTTGAATTATTTGATGACGAAAACGATCAGCACCTTACTGTTCCTTCCCCAAACAGGCAAATACCAGACCCCCTTTCGAAAGACTCCAGTTTGCACGAGGTGCTTCTCAACCTATCTGAAGAGACTACCCTTCAGACCCCGTTTCAGCCTTCTCATGTATTTTCACCGCACCGTGAACTGAGAAGTCCTACCCCCCAGAGCCTGCCACCCCCCGCTCGGTCTCATGGACTGAAATATCATGATTTGAGTTGTAATTTGGATTCTGAAGTGCCAGACTCAACCCGATTTTTGTACTTTATTGATGagacagaagaagatgaatACAATAACCAAAGAAAGGCATTGAAAGATGACGAATATGACTTGGATGAAATTAATATCGTCCCCGAAGACTATGAGTTTGGCGAAACAGGCACTCGACGTAGCACACTAAGATCTAGATCTCGCAATAATTATGGCACATCCCCGATGAGTTTTAAGGCTACGCATAGTTATCAAGGGAAACCCATCGGCGCCTCGAAAGAAACTACCCCCATTAACAGTAGACTGGAACTTAGTGATAAAACTGTCACATTTTTTGACAGTGACCATTTAACGCAAAGTATACAAGACAACAAAACTCCGCCGCATTCACCAACATTATCGCCAACCGACGACTCTATCAGCACCCCTACTTCTAATACGTATCCAAAACCCTCGCCAAACTACTCATCCACAAGTTGTCATTTTTTGAGTCCCATTCAGGAGTCTCCCACAATGACTAACTCCCCTAGGGGAAATAAATAA
- the GOT1 gene encoding Got1p (similar to Saccharomyces cerevisiae GOT1 (YMR292W); ancestral locus Anc_5.35), whose translation MWLSESQRFGVAFTFGGFLFFMFGIITFFDRALLALGNILFLIGLLLIIGTQKTLVFFTRPTKRRGTLFFTFGILLILFKWTFTGFIVETIGIFGLFGDFFGVVVQFLRSMPIIGPILSMPPIAPIIDRIAGVSVLPV comes from the exons ATGTGGTTGAGTGAGTCCCAAA GATTTGGGGTTGCATTCACCTTTGGTgggtttctgttttttatGTTTGGTATAATAACATTTTTTGATAGGGCTCTGCTGGCATTGGGTAATATTCTGTTCTTAATTGGGTTGCTACTGATAATTGGTACCCAAAAGACCCTAGTATTTTTCACAAGACCCACGAAGAGGCGTGGGACTCTATTCTTTACCTTTGGGATACTTCTCATCCTCTTTAAATGGACTTTCACCGGATTTATCGTTGAAACAATCGGCATATTCGGCCTCTTCGGTGACTTCTTTGGTGTTGTAGTACAGTTTTTGAGATCCATGCCAATTATCGGACCAATTCTATCAATGCCACCTATTGCCCCGATTATTGATAGAATTGCAGGTGTTAGCGTTTTACCTGTGTAG